TTGGGCGAGGGGCATGCCAGTCATCCTGTGGGCAAAAGGTCGGTCTGCATCATAAACCCTGGTGTTGAGCTGTCGAGACGCCGTATGCAGAAGAAATTCTGCCGATTGGACGCTGCATCTTGGACTGATTGTGTGCATGCTGCCTGCCCGTTTTCTCTGACCCAGGTTGCCGCACGCCATGAAGCGTTTTGTACTGCTCGATACCGCCCCGATTCCCGATGGCTCGGGCGCCCTGTGCCTGTTCGAGTACGGCGAGGATTTTGTCATCAAGATCGCCGGCGGTGATGGCGGCCAGCTGATGAATACGCGTATGCATGGCTCCGAAGACGCCCTGGCGGCGATTCCCTGCAAGAAGGTTGCGGGTCGCCCCGACTCACGGGTGCTGATCGGTGGTCTGGGTATGGGTTTTACCCTGGCCGCAGCCTTGCAGAACCTGGGCAAGAGCGCCGAAGTGGAAGTGGCCGAACTGGTGCCTGGGGTGGTGGAGTGGAACCGCGGCCCGCTGGGCGCCAAGGCCGGTTACCCGATCCTCGATCCGCGTACCCGGGTGATTCAGGACGATGTCGCCAATTGCCTGAAGAACGCCGAGCAGCGTTATGACGCAATCATGCTGGATGTCGACAACGGCCCGGAAGGGCTGACCCAGAAACGCAATAGCTGGCTGTATTCGGCCCAGGGCCTGCAACGCTGTTACCAGGCATTGCGCCCCAAAGGCGTGTTGGCAGTGTGGTCAGCGAGTGCCGACCGAGTATTCAGCGACAAGGTGCGCAAGGCCGGTTTCAAGGTCGAAGAAGTGCAGGTCTATGCCCATGGCAACAAGGGCACCCGACACACCATCTGGATTGCCAGCAAGTAGCGCTAGCCACCACTGAACGCCGCCAGGCGCTCAGTGGTGTTCGGCTCAGCCAAGCAACTCGGCAAAGCCTTTGTCGGCATCCAGAATTGCCGGCAGTTCATCCAGCAGGCTGGCCACATCCAGCCCTTCGAACAGTGGCCCCTGTAGCGTGTCCACCGCTTTGGACATGGCGCCCGGGTGTTCGCGCAGCGCCTCGGCAATCGATACCGCTTGCGCCAGTACGCGTGGCAAGGGCATGTCCACCGGTGCCTGGAACGGCCGGCTCTGGTAGGCGATGGCATGCTGGATCAGCTCCGGCAGTTGCCAGCGCCGTGCCAGTTCCGCACCCACTTCAGGGAAGCCAAAGCCCAGTTGCAAGGTTTCCAGTGCCACACGCTGTGCGGCCCCGACATCCTTGCCGTTCTGGTTGAGGCGTTCGGCCAGTTCAGGCACGCCGGTCTGGATCAGCAGTTCGCCGATGTTGTGCATCATCCCGCAGGTAAATGCAGTTTCCACGGCAACTCCGCGGTTTTTTGCCAGCAGTCGACTGATACTGGCCACCTGGAAACTGTGCGTCCAGAAGCCCTTGAGATCAAAACCTGGCGGCGCCTGAAACGCGCCGGTCACGGCCGAGGCCAGTACCAGCGTGCGCAGGGTGTTGAAGCCCAAACGCATCGCGGCATCTTCAACGCTGGTGGACTCGCGTGCGCCGCGAAAACGTGCCGAGTTGGCCAGGCGTAGCACTTTGGCGGCAATCACCGGGTCCAGGGCGATATTGCGTGCGACGCTGTCCAGGCTGGTGTGGGGGTTATCGAACTGTTGAATCAGATCCTGGGCGACGCGGGGTATACAGGGCAAGCTGTGAACTTGGGAAAACAGGGCGCTTATATCCATGACAGGAGCCTGCTTGAGGGGTGGGAGTAATCACGATAGCAGCGATTTGCAGGGACAAATGTGCCGTGCGCGCTTCTCCTGATCTGGATCAGGAAAACAGCTGCAGGAGGCGCTGGGAAGGGCGCAGAAAGGCCCGCCACAGTTGATGGGCGGGCCTGAGGTGTATCAACGGATTTTCAGTTTGCCGATGCGGTCGTTGTCCAGGCTGCCGAAGTACAGATAATCGCCCACCGGTTTGACCGAGGTGATCATGCGCAGGTGGGTGCCGCTGGTGTCGTGCAGGCTCTGGGTGATTTCGCCTTGTTCATTGAGGGCGATGGCAAAGCCGTAAGGCACGGCCTTGGGCCAGAAGGCACGCGGCAGTTTGGCCAGCTGCGATTTTGCCCAGGGTGAGCGGTGCAGCATGTCGGCGTCGGCTTTGCGTGGGGTTGGCAGGGCCACCCAGAAGGTGCCTTTACGGTCGCCTTGCAGGTTGTCCGGCAGGCCCGGCAGGTTGTCGATAAAGATATCGTGGGTGCCGGCCTTGTCACCGCTCAGCCAGTAACGGGTGATGCGGTAGCGGTAGGTTTCGTTGACCAGCACGAAGTCCTCATTGGCTGACAGCGCCACGCCGTTGGCGAAGTACAGGTCCTTGAGCAGTACCTTGGTTTCGCCGTTGGCCGGGTTGTAGCTGAGCAGGCGACCATGGGGGCGGGCTTCGAGCAGGTCGAGCAGGTAATCCGGTTGCTCGAAACGCTGGCTGGCATCGCTGAAGTAGATGGTGCCGTCGCGGGCGATATCCAGATCGTCGGTGAACTTGAACGGCACGCCCTCGGATTCAGTGGTCAGTACTTTGATCAGGCCCTGGGCGTCGATACTCAGCAAGCCCTTGTAGGCGTCGGCGACGATCAGGTTACCGGCGGCGTCAAAGTCCATGCCCAGCGGGCGGCCTTTGGTGTCGACAAAAGTTTCCACGCTGCCATCGGTCTTGATGCGCACGATGCGGCCATCATGCAGGCCGGCGTACACCTGGCCCTGGGCATCCACCGCCGTGTCTTCCGGGCCATGCACCTGGTCACGACCGAGCAGTTCGGCCTTCATCAGCGTGTCGTTGGGCTCCAGTACGCCGGTCATCGGTGGGATGGCCGGGGCTTCCCAGGCCAGCGGATCAATCGGGCTGGGCGTGACGGCGAGGTAGATCGCCGCCGCCGCAATCAAGGCCACAAGCAGGCCAAGCAGTTTCTTCATTGTTGTTATTCCCTGTGCTGAAGGTGGTTCTGGATGCAAGCGGGCGCAGAATAGCGCGTCTACCGGTTGTCGCGCATTGCCAATGCCCGGCTATTGGGTGTGGCGATATATACTGCGCGGCATTCTTGATGGGAGAGCCGCGTGGCGATTGATATTCAGTGGATTGGTGATAACGCCAGCCTGGCGCAGCATTGTGCAACCTGGCGCAGCTTGGCGTTTGTCGCGGTTGACACCGAGTTTATGCGGGTCGACACCTTTTACCCGATTGCCGGCCTGCTGCAGGTCAGCGAGGGAGATCGGGCGTATCTGATTGATCCACTGCTGATCAGCGACTGGACGCCCTTTGCCGAGCTGCTGCAGGACCCCGCCGTGGTCAAGGTGCTGCATGCCTGCAGTGAGGACCTGGAAGTGTTTCTGCGTTTGACTGGCAGCCTGCCAGCGCCGCTGTTCGACACCCAGCTCGCCGCTGGTTATCTCAACCTGGGTTTCTCCATGGGCTATTCGCGCCTGGTGCAGGCGGTGCTGAATATCGAACTGCCCAAGGGCGAGACCCGGTCTGACTGGCTGCAACGGCCGTTGTCGGCCACTCAAGTCAGCTATGCCGCCGAAGATGTGCTGCACCTGGCTGAGGTATATGCGCAGCTCAAGGCGCAGCTGTCAGCCGAGAAATACGCCTGGGTGCTGGAAGACGGTGCCGAGCTGGTCTGCAACCTTGGTCGTGAAGTCGATCCCGAACTGGCCTACCGCGAAGCCAAGCTGGCCTGGAAACTCTCCCGGCAACAGCTGGCGGTGTTGAAAGCGCTGTGTACCTGGCGTGAAGAGCAGGCGCGCAAACGTAACCAGCCGCGTAATCGGATTATCCGTGAGCATTCGTTGTGGCCACTGGCGCGCAGCCAGCCGGATAACCTGGTGGCCCTGGCGCGGATCGAGGACATGCACCCGAAAACCGTGCGCCAGGACGGCGAGTTTATTTTGCAATTGATCAAGCAGGCCGCAGCCACCCCACCTGAGGATTGGCCTGAGGCGTTGCCAGAGCCGTTGCCGCTGGAAGCCGCGTCGCTGCTGAAAAAGCTGCGTGCCATTGGCCAGCGCGAAGCTGAGCGCCTGAACATTGCTCCGGAGCTGATGCTGCGCAAGAAAACCCTCGAAGCTCTGCTGAAAACCGGCTACCCCAATGGGCCGTACCAGCTGCCGGAGTCGCTGCGCGGCTGGCGGCGTGAATTGATGGGCCAGGCGCTGCTGAATTGCCTGGCTGCAACCGGAGAGTCCGCGTGAAACGTATCTGCTCAATCTACAAAAGCCCGCGCAAGAACGAGATGTATCTCTACGTGCTGCGCAGTGACGGTCTCAAGCGCGTGCCGGAAAACCTGCTGCTGGCCTTCGGCCCGCCGGCCCTGGCCTTTGAGATGGTGCTGACGCCCGAGCGCGTTCTCGCCCGCGAAGACATCCACAAGGTGCTGGCCAACCTCGACGAGCAGGGCTACCACCTGCAGATGCCGCCACCGGAAGATGAATACATCGAGCATCTGCCCGATGAGCTGTTGCGCCGTAACGACCCGATGTAACCGCCATGCCCACCACTGTGATTGCCCCTATGCGCGTGTTGATTGCCGAAGCCGAACACGCGCTGTATGCCGAGTTGCTGCGTCAGCAGGCACCTGAGTTTGAGCTGTGCGGCAGCAATCGGCCTGCCGAGTTAGCCGAATACGCCGTGAGCTGTCCGTTATGGCTGGGCCAGCCGGATCTGCTCGCGCCTTTGCTGCGTCAGGGCAGCCGGCCACAGTGGCTGCAATCGACCTGGGCGGGCATCACGCCGCTGCTCGCCAAGGATTTGCCAACGGATTACGCGTTAACCCGTGCCGTGGGCATCTTCGGCCAGGTGATGGCTGAGTATGTGCTGTGCCATCTGCTGGCCCATGAGCGCCAACTGTTTGCTGCACTGGCCTCTCAGGTTGAGCAGCGCTGGGACAATCGTCTGCCGCGCAGCCTGGCCGGGCGCAAGGTGCTGATCGTTGGCACCGGTGATATCGGCCTGAGCGTGGCGCAGTTTCTGGCGCCGTTCGGCATCGAGCTATTGGGCATCGCCAGCCGTCCGCGCAATCTGCCGCCGTTTCGTCAGGTGGCTGGGCTTGATGAACTGCCAAGCCTGGCGGCTGAGGCCGATTACCTGATCAACTTGCTGCCCGATACGCCTGCCACCCGTGATATTTACGATGCCGAGCTGTTTGCTGCCTGCAAGACCAGCGCGCTGTTTATCAATGCCGGACGCGGTGTGGCAGTGGTCGATCAGGCACTGGTCAGTGCCTTGCAGCGGGGGCAATTGGCCGGCGCGGTGATTGATGTTTGCCGTCAAGAGCCGCTGCCTGCTGGCCACCCATTCTGGGATGCACCGCGTTTGCTGCTGACCGGGCACAGTGCTGCGCCGACTGATCCGCGCCTGCTGGTGCAGCTGTTTGTCGATAACCTGCAACGCTGGCGTGCTGATAAGGCCTTGGTGGGACAGGTGGATTTCACTCGGGGTTATTGAGTCAGGCGGCAGCCGTTCGGCTCGCCGCCCTTGGCCGCGCCAGGCCGAGCGGCTAGACTGCCGGCCTTTTCGCCCCTCACCGTACCCTCGCCATGGCCGCCAAAGTCGAACCCTTCTGGAAACGCAAAACCCTCGAACAGCTGGATCAGGACGAGTGGGAGTCGCTGTGCGATGGCTGCGGCCTGTGCTGTCTGCAAAAGCTCGAGGATGAGGATGATGGCAGCGTCTATTACACGCGCATCGCCTGCAAACTGCTGGACCTGCAAACCTGCCGCTGCACTGACTACAGCAACCGACGCAAATTCGTCGCCGACTGCATCCAGCTTACCCCGGCCCAGGCCGACCAGTTTCAGTGGCTGCCGCCGACCTGCGCCTACCGCCTAGTCAGCGAAGGTAAGGATCTGTTGCTCTGGCATCACCTGGTCTGCGGCGACCCTGAGCAGGTGCACAAACAGCGGATTTCCCAGGCTGGGCGCATGCTCAGCGAAAACAGCGTGGCCGAGGATGAGTGGGAAGACCACATGATTTTCCGCGCTGGCTGAACCTCGCCGGTAAATGCCAGCCTAAACTCGCCTGAATAAATGATTTGCACTGTGGAGCTTTGCCATGTTGATGCGCCGTTTGCTGCTGTCCGTTGTTCTGCTGAGCCTGAGCACGCCACTGTGGGCAAAGAAGGTCGACCTGGATTATCGCGTGCGGTTTTTGCCCGACACCGAACAGGCCGAGGTCAGCCTGACCCTGGAAGACGGCGCGCAGGTGATCAGTCTGGCCTTCAACCTGGGCGAGCAGGGCGCCTACAGCGATTTCAAGGCCGACGGCCAGTGGACGCAGAACAGCTCTGAGCTGGGCACCTGGCAGCCAAGCAAAGGCAAATCGACCCTGACTTACCGCGTGCGTATCAATAATGAGCGCAGCGCGGGGCGCTTTGATGCGTTGATCACCAAAGACTGGGCGCTGCTGCGCGGGGATGATCTGGTGCCGGCAGTCAAGCTGCGCCAGGAAGATAAAACCGAGCTGGTTTCGCGCCTGCAATTCGACCTGCCCAAGGGCTGGAAGAGCGTCGAAACCGGTTGGCCGCGTATCGGCAAGAACAAATTCCGCATCGACAACCCACAGCGCAAGTTTGATCGCCCGACTGGCTGGATGGTGGCCGGTAAGGTTGGCACGCGCCGCGCCAAATTGGGTGAGACCGATGTGGCGA
This DNA window, taken from Pseudomonas sp. SG20056, encodes the following:
- a CDS encoding HDOD domain-containing protein — protein: MDISALFSQVHSLPCIPRVAQDLIQQFDNPHTSLDSVARNIALDPVIAAKVLRLANSARFRGARESTSVEDAAMRLGFNTLRTLVLASAVTGAFQAPPGFDLKGFWTHSFQVASISRLLAKNRGVAVETAFTCGMMHNIGELLIQTGVPELAERLNQNGKDVGAAQRVALETLQLGFGFPEVGAELARRWQLPELIQHAIAYQSRPFQAPVDMPLPRVLAQAVSIAEALREHPGAMSKAVDTLQGPLFEGLDVASLLDELPAILDADKGFAELLG
- a CDS encoding SMP-30/gluconolactonase/LRE family protein produces the protein MKKLLGLLVALIAAAAIYLAVTPSPIDPLAWEAPAIPPMTGVLEPNDTLMKAELLGRDQVHGPEDTAVDAQGQVYAGLHDGRIVRIKTDGSVETFVDTKGRPLGMDFDAAGNLIVADAYKGLLSIDAQGLIKVLTTESEGVPFKFTDDLDIARDGTIYFSDASQRFEQPDYLLDLLEARPHGRLLSYNPANGETKVLLKDLYFANGVALSANEDFVLVNETYRYRITRYWLSGDKAGTHDIFIDNLPGLPDNLQGDRKGTFWVALPTPRKADADMLHRSPWAKSQLAKLPRAFWPKAVPYGFAIALNEQGEITQSLHDTSGTHLRMITSVKPVGDYLYFGSLDNDRIGKLKIR
- the rnd gene encoding ribonuclease D, which produces MAIDIQWIGDNASLAQHCATWRSLAFVAVDTEFMRVDTFYPIAGLLQVSEGDRAYLIDPLLISDWTPFAELLQDPAVVKVLHACSEDLEVFLRLTGSLPAPLFDTQLAAGYLNLGFSMGYSRLVQAVLNIELPKGETRSDWLQRPLSATQVSYAAEDVLHLAEVYAQLKAQLSAEKYAWVLEDGAELVCNLGREVDPELAYREAKLAWKLSRQQLAVLKALCTWREEQARKRNQPRNRIIREHSLWPLARSQPDNLVALARIEDMHPKTVRQDGEFILQLIKQAAATPPEDWPEALPEPLPLEAASLLKKLRAIGQREAERLNIAPELMLRKKTLEALLKTGYPNGPYQLPESLRGWRRELMGQALLNCLAATGESA
- a CDS encoding MnmC family methyltransferase, which codes for MKRFVLLDTAPIPDGSGALCLFEYGEDFVIKIAGGDGGQLMNTRMHGSEDALAAIPCKKVAGRPDSRVLIGGLGMGFTLAAALQNLGKSAEVEVAELVPGVVEWNRGPLGAKAGYPILDPRTRVIQDDVANCLKNAEQRYDAIMLDVDNGPEGLTQKRNSWLYSAQGLQRCYQALRPKGVLAVWSASADRVFSDKVRKAGFKVEEVQVYAHGNKGTRHTIWIASK
- a CDS encoding YcgN family cysteine cluster protein, which encodes MAAKVEPFWKRKTLEQLDQDEWESLCDGCGLCCLQKLEDEDDGSVYYTRIACKLLDLQTCRCTDYSNRRKFVADCIQLTPAQADQFQWLPPTCAYRLVSEGKDLLLWHHLVCGDPEQVHKQRISQAGRMLSENSVAEDEWEDHMIFRAG
- a CDS encoding D-2-hydroxyacid dehydrogenase codes for the protein MRVLIAEAEHALYAELLRQQAPEFELCGSNRPAELAEYAVSCPLWLGQPDLLAPLLRQGSRPQWLQSTWAGITPLLAKDLPTDYALTRAVGIFGQVMAEYVLCHLLAHERQLFAALASQVEQRWDNRLPRSLAGRKVLIVGTGDIGLSVAQFLAPFGIELLGIASRPRNLPPFRQVAGLDELPSLAAEADYLINLLPDTPATRDIYDAELFAACKTSALFINAGRGVAVVDQALVSALQRGQLAGAVIDVCRQEPLPAGHPFWDAPRLLLTGHSAAPTDPRLLVQLFVDNLQRWRADKALVGQVDFTRGY
- a CDS encoding YcgL domain-containing protein, which codes for MKRICSIYKSPRKNEMYLYVLRSDGLKRVPENLLLAFGPPALAFEMVLTPERVLAREDIHKVLANLDEQGYHLQMPPPEDEYIEHLPDELLRRNDPM